The sequence CTTCGATTGCGGTTCCTCTTACCGTTTCTTCATGTAGTTTTGATAATTCACGCGAAACAGAAACTTGCCTATCTGCACCGAAATACTCAATAAACTCACCTAATGTTTTAACCAACTTATGAGGCGAAACATACAAAATCATCGTTCGTGTTTCTTCTGCTAAAGCTAAATAACGTGTTTGTCGTCCTTTTTTATCAGGTAAAAACCCTTCGAACACAAATTTATCATTCGGCAATCCACTATTCACCAATGCAGGGACAAAAGCGGTAGCTCCTGGTAAACATTCAACTGCAATTCCTTTTTCGACACAAGCACGAGTTAAAAGAAATCCTGGGTCTGAAATTGCTGGAGTTCCTGCATCTGAAATCAAAGCAATGGTCATTCCTTGCTCTAATTTTTGAATAATATTTTCGACTGTTTTATGTTCGTTATGCATGTGATGACTATGCATTTGAGTAGTAATATCAAAATGCTTCATCAGCTTTGCACTGGTTCTTGTGTCTTCGGCCAAAATTAAATCAACATCTTTTAAAACCTGAATGGCTCTAAAAGTCATGTCGTCTAAATTGCCAATTGGCGTCGGAACGATATATAATTTACTCACTTATAAAAATCTTTTTTGAATTAACTGCATAAATCTTTCTTCATATTCTTCTTTACCTTTCCAATAATTAAAATCAGGTTTTACCAAATCATCAATAAAATCTTGAGCTTCTTGAAAAGACTCGATCGTATTTAACTGCGAAATCACACGATTTAAATCTTCTGAACTTCCATTAAAAAGATTCTTCTCAAAGGCTATTCTATCATTTAACCCAACAGTAATTACATGCGAAAAAGCATCGTTAATAGTTTTATTGATTGGAATTTGATGAAACGGAATTTCATTACTTTCAGACTTATCAATCAAATGCTGATTCTCGAAATTTGGATGTTTTTCTTCTTCAGAGATTAAATCTTGTAATGTATTTTCTGAATTAACTTTTTCAAAATATATTTCTTCAATTGGCATTTCAAAAATAGGATCAACTTTAAGCTCTTCTGACAAAACATGTGCTTTTTCAATTGTTACCTCATCTTCATTGGATAAAACTTCAAGCTGTTCTTTTTCAACGAATCGATTTTCATCATCAGTATTTTTAATTTCGAAAATTTCAGAATCTTGATTTTGTTTAATCGATATATCATCAACAGAAACAAAATTGATTTGATCATCAAATGAGATAATTTCCGAATTTTCTGAATCTTCAATCAACTCGTTTATCAAATCTTGATTCATCGAAGCATCGCGCATTTCAATGTTTGTTTCTTTTGGTGCAACCAAATTAGATTCATTATCTTGTTGTAAAAACAAAGCTTTCTGTATATTTTCTTCAGTTATCGAAGGATCTATTCTAAATTTATTATCTTCATAAAATTTTAAAACGGAAATTTTTTCAAAGACATTTTTAGATTCATTATACAAAGCATCGATATCGGCTTTATCTTTCAATTTTAGAATTCGATGTGCAATACTGATTAATTCCGATTCAATTATTTTCTTCATAACTTTTTTTAGATTTGAAATAATACCAATCTTTTTTTGATAAATTTGTCTTTTACAAAGTAACAGAAAATTCTGTTTTACACAACCCGAAATTTAGAAAATGTTTCTTGAAAATACCGTAAATCATAAAGAGCAATTTGGATGGATCGAAGTCATCTGTGGATCTATGTTTTCTGGTAAAACAGAAGAATTAATTCGTAGATTAAAACGTGCCCAATTTGCTAAACAACGTGTTGAGATATTCAAACCTGCTGTTGATACAAGATACGACGATGTTGATGTGGTTTCGCACGAAGGTAATACCATTCGATCAACTCCCGTTCCGGCTGCAGCAAATATTCGAATTTTAGCTGACGGATGCGATGTAGTTGGTATTGATGAAGCTCAGTTTTTTGACGATGAAATTGTTCGAGTTTGTAACGATTTAGCAAACGCAGGAATTAGAGTTATTGTTGCTGGTTTAGACATGGATTTTAAAGGAAATCCGTTTGGACCAATGCCTGCATTAATGGCAACTGCCGAATATGTTACTAAAGTTCATGCAGTTTGCACACGCACCGGAAATTTAGCTCATTTTAGTTTCAGAAAAGCACAAAATCAAGATATTGTAATGCTTGGCGAAACTGAAGAATACGAACCATTAAGTAGAGCTGCTTATTACAAAGCTGTTCGTGAACAACATAAAGATGACACTAAAAGACCAACTGAATAGTTGGTCTTTTTATTTAAAATTAACACAATCAACTTTTCTTTTGTAACTTTAATACATTGAAAAAACATCTGTAATAAAAACATATCAAATGACATATACCGATTTATTATTCGAAAAATCGTTTGTTAATGGCGAATGGATAAACGAAAACACAACACAATTTGAAATCATAAATCCCGTTGATTTATCTATAATAAGTCGCGTTTATAACGACGACCGAACCATGGTTAAAAGAGCAATCGATTCAGCTTCGGAAGCTTTTAAAACTTGGAAAAAAACTTCGGCTAAAGAACGTAGTTCACTTTTAATGAAATGGTACGATTTAATTATTGCAAACAAAAATGAAATCGCAACTATTATGACTTTAGAATCGGGTAAACCGATTGCTGAAAGTTTAGGAGAAATCGAATACGGTGCTTCATACATTCAATGGTTTGCTGAAGAAGCCAAACGAAATTACGGAGATGTTATTCCTGGATTCACTACAGAAAAAAGAATCATTACCTTAAAACAAGCTGTTGGAGTTGTTGGTGCAATCACACCTTGGAATTTTCCTTTAGCAATGATAACACGAAAAATAGCTCCGGCGTTAGCTGTTGGCTGTACAGTTGTAATTAGACCAAGTGAAGAAACACCTTTAACTGCTTTAGCTATAAACTATTTGGCACACAAAGCTGGTTTTCCAAAAGGTGTAATCAATACGGTTGTTGGTACCAATGCTTCTGAAATGGGAAAAGAACTTTGTGAAAATTCAAAAGTGGCTAAAATTTCATTTACCGGTTCAACAACTGTCGGTAAAATTTTGATGCAACAATGTTCAGATTCGTTAAAGAAAATGAGTTTGGAACTTGGCGGAAATGCTCCATTTATTGTTTTTGATGATGCCGATATTGATTTAGCGGTTGCAGGAGCGATTGCCGGAAAATTCAGATTTGGAGGTCAAACTTGTGTTTGCGTGAATCGTATTTTGGTTCAAGAAAACATTTATGAAACTTTTGTCGAAAAATTTATTGAAGCTACTAAATCCTTAAAAATAGGGAATGGTTTAGATACGGATGTAAAAATCGGACCTTTAATCAATTCGAAGGCAATTACTCGTATGCAAGAAATGATAACTGACGCAATTAAAAAAGGTGGCAAAGTTGTACTTGGCGGTAATTTTATAGCACCTCAGTTTTTTGAACCAACTATAATGATAGATGCTTCTGTAGATATGCTTTTAGCTAAGAACGAAATTTTTGGACCGATTGCTCCGATATTTAAATTCAAAACCGAGGAAGAAGCAATTGAAATGGCAAATGATACGATTTATGGTTTAGCTAGTTATTTTTACACCAAAGATTTAAACAGAACTTGGCGCGTTCGTGAAGCTTTAGAATACGGAATTGTAGGAATAAATGACGGTTTAATTTCATCAGAAATGGTTCCGTTTGGCGGAGTAAAACAATCCGGTCAAGGTCGAGAAGGCTCGAAATACGGTATGGATTATTATGTTGATATTAAATACATTTGTATTGGAAATGTTGAATAAATATTTTATATGATTAAAAAACATAGAAAAAAATCAGAAAATTTACACTAAAATAAAAGATTCAGGGTAAACCCTTACGCACAATACTAATAAGTATGCTACATTTGAAATGTCTTTAAAACCAAAGAAGACAACCAAAAAAAACACGACTGAATTTAAAAGGCATTATACTCAAATTGTATAATGCCTTTTTTATTTAATATGATTATTTAATTTACTTATTATAAATCTGTAATTATAAATTCACTTCTACGATTTTTCTGATGCTGTTCTTCAGAACACGTAACTCCATTTTCACATTCGTTTACTAACATCGATTCGCCATAACCTTTTCCGGTTAATCGAGATGGATCAACTCCTTGTTCAACCAACCATTTGATTGTTCCACGAGCTCGTTGCTCCGATAGTTTCTGGTTATAAGCATCAGATCCTCTACTATCTGTATGTGAACGAACATCAATTTTCATTTTCGGATATTCAGACAAAACTTCATAAACTTTAGCTAATTCAACAGCTGCATCTTTTCTTATATTTGATTTATCATAATCAAAATAAATTACATTTTCAATTTCAAAAACTTTTGCAAGATCATCACCTTTTTTAACTTCGACAATTCGCTTATCCATTTTGATTACAACTGGAGTATTTCCTGCAATTTCAGGCAAAACCATTCGTTTTTCTTCTGTAATATAATCAGGATGCTCTGCTTTTATATAAACGATATCTCCTGGCGCTCCCGCAATCTTTGGTAATTGAAATGTTCCGTTTGCAACAGAAAGTACATCATAAATAGAATCAAAATTTGCATTTAACACGGAAACTTTCACTTGATTTATTGGAGCTTCAGTTAATCGATCGATAGCTTTTCCTGAAAATGAATGCAAATATGGAATCGGTTTTGGAGGACGTACAATATCATTAATCGAATAGATATCATCATAACCTAAACCTTGAGGTCTGTTTGATGCAAAATATCCAGTTTTATTATCATTCTTTAAATAAATTGCAAAATCATCAAATGGACCATTAATAGGTTCCCCTAGATTGACAACCTCAGCATTTTCATCATTAAAATCGATTTTAAAAATATCTAATCCACCCAAACCAAGTTGTCCGTTACTCGAAAAATACAATACATTGTCAGAGCTTATAAATGGAAAAGTTTCTTTTCCTTCTGTGTTGACTTTTTTTCCTAAATTTTCAGGTAAACCATATTGATTATTTTCATATATTTTAACTCTAAAAATATCACTATCTCCAAAAGTACCGTTCATATCAGAAGAAAAAAACAACATTTTTTCATCAGTACTTAAAACAGGATGTGCACAACTATAATCTGCATGGTTAAAAGGAAGTTCAGAAATATTTTCCCATTTTCCATTGATATAATCAGCTCTATAAATTTTCAAATGTGATGTAAAACCATGTTCTTTTTTATTTTTCTTCAAATTATTTTGTGTAAAATAAACGGTGTTTCCATCTTTAGTGAAAGCTGGTGTTGAAATATTGTATTTTGAATCTAATTCATCAAAATTTTCAATTTGATTTTCATTCAATATAAACAAAGAAGAAAATGGAAGACCATCCCAAGAATTCTTTTTACTGGATTTAGAACTAGCCGGACGATTTGAACTTAAAATCAGTTTATCATTCCAAAAAGTCACTGCGTAATCTGAATATTTTGAGTTTAAATTTACTTTTCCAATCGAATATTTGTCTTTTTGCTTCTCAATATCTTTAAGATAATTCGGATTATTTTTGAATTTAATTGCTCGAGAATCATTCTGACTTAATTGATTAAATTTTTCTAGAAATTGATTTGCTTTATCAATTTCACCAATCGATTTTAAGGCATTAGAATATCTAAAATAAATTTCGGGCTCTACCTCGGTTGTCATCTGAAAAAGTTTACCAAACCATTTTGCAGCTTCTGGATAATTTGCCGAAAAATAATAAGCATTTCCAAGTTTTCTAAGTATATTTTCTGATTCATAACCTTTATCAGCAAGTTTAGTATAAATTGAAATAGCATCAATGTATGCATAATCTTGATAATTACGATTTGCCTTTAATTCTTGAACATGTTGTGCATTAGATATAAACACACAAAAAACACAAGCTAAAATTGTTATTTTTTTTATCATATTTAAAAGAATCTTGGTGTAGTAAAACGCTTGTACTTATTAAATAATTCAAAACGTAAAAAAACCTCATGAGAGCCACTGTTATAATGAGCTAACTTAGTAACATTTGAATCATACGAATATCCAACAAAAAACTGTTCTGATATTTGGAAACCTACCAATGCACTTACTGACGAATCAAACTGATATGAAGCACCAACTGTAAAACGTTCACTAAA comes from Flavobacterium sp. I3-2 and encodes:
- the rsmI gene encoding 16S rRNA (cytidine(1402)-2'-O)-methyltransferase, which translates into the protein MSKLYIVPTPIGNLDDMTFRAIQVLKDVDLILAEDTRTSAKLMKHFDITTQMHSHHMHNEHKTVENIIQKLEQGMTIALISDAGTPAISDPGFLLTRACVEKGIAVECLPGATAFVPALVNSGLPNDKFVFEGFLPDKKGRQTRYLALAEETRTMILYVSPHKLVKTLGEFIEYFGADRQVSVSRELSKLHEETVRGTAIEVLKHFEEKAPKGEIVVIVAGKEKVKKEKNGNTQD
- a CDS encoding thymidine kinase yields the protein MFLENTVNHKEQFGWIEVICGSMFSGKTEELIRRLKRAQFAKQRVEIFKPAVDTRYDDVDVVSHEGNTIRSTPVPAAANIRILADGCDVVGIDEAQFFDDEIVRVCNDLANAGIRVIVAGLDMDFKGNPFGPMPALMATAEYVTKVHAVCTRTGNLAHFSFRKAQNQDIVMLGETEEYEPLSRAAYYKAVREQHKDDTKRPTE
- a CDS encoding NAD-dependent succinate-semialdehyde dehydrogenase — its product is MTYTDLLFEKSFVNGEWINENTTQFEIINPVDLSIISRVYNDDRTMVKRAIDSASEAFKTWKKTSAKERSSLLMKWYDLIIANKNEIATIMTLESGKPIAESLGEIEYGASYIQWFAEEAKRNYGDVIPGFTTEKRIITLKQAVGVVGAITPWNFPLAMITRKIAPALAVGCTVVIRPSEETPLTALAINYLAHKAGFPKGVINTVVGTNASEMGKELCENSKVAKISFTGSTTVGKILMQQCSDSLKKMSLELGGNAPFIVFDDADIDLAVAGAIAGKFRFGGQTCVCVNRILVQENIYETFVEKFIEATKSLKIGNGLDTDVKIGPLINSKAITRMQEMITDAIKKGGKVVLGGNFIAPQFFEPTIMIDASVDMLLAKNEIFGPIAPIFKFKTEEEAIEMANDTIYGLASYFYTKDLNRTWRVREALEYGIVGINDGLISSEMVPFGGVKQSGQGREGSKYGMDYYVDIKYICIGNVE
- a CDS encoding OmpA family protein codes for the protein MIKKITILACVFCVFISNAQHVQELKANRNYQDYAYIDAISIYTKLADKGYESENILRKLGNAYYFSANYPEAAKWFGKLFQMTTEVEPEIYFRYSNALKSIGEIDKANQFLEKFNQLSQNDSRAIKFKNNPNYLKDIEKQKDKYSIGKVNLNSKYSDYAVTFWNDKLILSSNRPASSKSSKKNSWDGLPFSSLFILNENQIENFDELDSKYNISTPAFTKDGNTVYFTQNNLKKNKKEHGFTSHLKIYRADYINGKWENISELPFNHADYSCAHPVLSTDEKMLFFSSDMNGTFGDSDIFRVKIYENNQYGLPENLGKKVNTEGKETFPFISSDNVLYFSSNGQLGLGGLDIFKIDFNDENAEVVNLGEPINGPFDDFAIYLKNDNKTGYFASNRPQGLGYDDIYSINDIVRPPKPIPYLHSFSGKAIDRLTEAPINQVKVSVLNANFDSIYDVLSVANGTFQLPKIAGAPGDIVYIKAEHPDYITEEKRMVLPEIAGNTPVVIKMDKRIVEVKKGDDLAKVFEIENVIYFDYDKSNIRKDAAVELAKVYEVLSEYPKMKIDVRSHTDSRGSDAYNQKLSEQRARGTIKWLVEQGVDPSRLTGKGYGESMLVNECENGVTCSEEQHQKNRRSEFIITDL